The sequence ACATCCCTTTTTTCCCTGACATGACAAAACCTCCAGTCGTAATTCTATCCTACGACTGGAGGCTTTTTCTTTCAATGTCCGTTTTTCCTGCTCCGGTTCAAGTAAAGCAGGGGCTTTATTATGTCTTTAATTTATTGCTTATAAGCTCCGGTGCATTGCTGCAACAAGATCGTAACCGTTTCGTAGGCCGGTGCATCTTCATAGAGAATGGCATATAAACCGGCAAGCAGGGGGAGCTCTTTAAGAGAAAGTTTTTGCTCCTGCTCCAACTGCTTGGCCATAAGGTAGCCAAAACGAATTGCCGGATAGCCTTCTACCGTAATGCCTTCAGCTTTCATTTTTGCAACGGCTTGGCTGGCAGTCAGACCTTCGCCGATAACTTCGCCTAATGTGCGGTTTCGTCCGGCTTCACCGGTGACTTCCAGGTCGCCGACGCCGGGCAGTCCGTATACCGAAAACAGGCTGCCGCCCAGTGCCCGGGATAAAATGCCCATTTCAGCTACGGCAAAGGTGAATAAAGCTGATTTGGTATTGTTATGCAGGAAGCCTTTTCGCTTTTTGAAGCCTTCGGCCATGCCTAAACCCACGGCGTAGGCGTTTTTCATGGCAGCGCAGATTTCGGTGCCAATTACATCGGTATTGGCTTCCACCCGGTATACCGGTGTCATTAAAGTAGCTTGCAATTTCTTGGCTGCTTCCAGGTTGGCACTGGAATAGCAGACCGAAGTTGGTGACTCCCAAACTACTTCAATGGCTTTGCAGGGACCGCCGATAAATACAAATGAAATAGAATCCTTCAGTTCGGCAGGAAGCTTTTCTTTTAATATGTCCGGCAGCAATACTACGCGGCCGTCTGTAGCGTATTCAAAACCCTTAGTCACACTGCCAATGATCATACCTGGTTTTAGGTAAGGAACGACCCGCTCAAAAATCATGCCCAAAGCATCGGACGTAATTCCCATGATCACCATATCGGTATCTTCCATGGCTGCAGGAAGCTCTTCTTCCGAGAAGGGCTTAACTGCCTTTGGCAGGGGATACTTATGCTTTGGATGATCTTTGCCGTTCTTAAGGTCGCGTATGATTTTGTTGTCCAGTTCCGTACCCCAGAGCCGTACTTCATGGCCGTTCGTGATAAGCGGCACAACCAGTGCGCTTCCCATAGCACCTGCACCAATGATTGTTACTTTTGACATTTGTCAACACCCCTTTGTTCTAATTGGTGGAGTAAAAGAACAACAGATGACAAATGGTTCTTATCGCCTTTATCATAACAGATTCTATTAAAAATGCAATAGAGGAAATAAAGAGCCATATGGTCCCGAATGTGCCTGGATTGTCATAGAAATAGCCATTATGGCACAATATGTGTATAATGAAGTCCTGGAAACGGAAAAGAATTCTGATTATTTCCTATTATATATAACAATTAAAATTATTTAGAATTTTCGTGGCGGCATTTGTGCACACGATAAAAATAATTTTATTTAATAATAGCGGTGATAACAGGGGGATCCCGGATTTTGCACAAAATGTGTCAAGACTTGGCACGCCAATTGCAATATATAAGGGCGGTGGGGTAAATGCAACAGTTACAAGAAATTATCAATCAAGAGAACAAAAAAAATCCCCTGACTGATGAGGAAATTGCAAAAAGGTTAGGGATGGGAAGGAGTGATGTAGTCAAGTTAAGACGTTCCCTGGGGATTGGCAATTCCCGGCAGAGAATGAGAGAACCGCTGGAAAAAGCAATTCAGGAAATCATGGAAGTTTCTCCTGCTCTGTCCGAGCGGGCATTAACACAGAAATTAAATGAAGCAGGCTTTTGCGTATCGCGCCATGCGGTGAGTGACGTGTGGCAGCAGATCAAGGCAGTAGAGGTCATGCAGCCGGTTAATGGAGAGTTGGTTGAATCGTATGAACAGCAGCTTTCCGGAGGCAACATAGAAAAGCTGCAGACCGCCTTTGATGCGCTAATCGGTTCCCAGGGAAGTTTACGGACTCAGGTGGAACTGGCTAAGGCAGCCGTACTTTATCCGCCCAAAGGGTTGCATACCCTGATTGTTGGGGCGACAGGTGTTGGCAAGAGTGAGTTAGCCTACTGTATGCACCGGTTTGCTACGGAGTCCGGCAACAAGCCGGAAGATATGCCTTTTGTCGTTTTCAACTGTGCCGACTATGCTGAAACACCGCAATTATTAATGGCCCAACTGTTTGGCTATGTAAAAGGTGCTTTTACCGGTGCGGATGCCGACAAAGAAGGGCTGGTGGAAAAGGCTCATCATGGGATGTTGTTTCTGGATGAAATCCACCGTCTGCCTCCGGAAGGACAGGAAATTCTCTATTATCTGATTGATAAGAGGAAATTCCGCCGCTTAGGGGAAAGTGATTCGTTTCGTGAAGTCTCGCTCATGTTAATTGCGGCAACGACAGAAAATATTGAATCCTTCCTGTTATTGCCTTTCCGTCGCCGTATCCCTATGGTTATAGAATTGCCGGGTCTTGCCCAGCGTCCGCTGGAAGAACGGTTCCGGATCATCGTGAGTTTTGTCAGGGAGGAAGCCAGCCGGATTCAATTGACTATTCGCGTTGCGTATAATGCCGTTGTGGCTTTACTCATGTACGAATGCCATGGCAACATTGGTCAATTGCGTTCGGATATTCAGGTGGCGTGTGCCCGTTCCTTTTTAAAACACATGGTGCAAAAGGAAGATTTGCTGAAAGTAGAGATTAACGATCTGGCGCCTCAGGTGGTAAAAGGACTATTGTATTTAACGGAACAGCGTCATGTGGTAGAAGCCATTTTGCAAGGTGATCTGGAAATTTCTCCAATGGACCAGCAACGCTATTCTCTGCAGGAAACGACCTATTTATTACCTGGAGAGGTATACCAGGAAATTGAAGACAATTATATCAAAATGGAAAATCAAGGAATTGATATTTCCATTATAAACCGGGTAATTAGCGATGAGTTGGAAGTAAAAGTTCGTCAACTGATCAGGCAGGCGCAAAAAAATAAACGTAACTTAATCCGCCAGGATCTGGAGAAAATTGTTGGCGAAAAAATTATCAATGCTGTTGACCGTATGATCAAATTGGCGAAAACCCGTCTGCCGGAAATTGACGATAGCTTATTTTACTGTCTATCGACTCACCTGGCGGCAACTTGCGAGCGGTTGCGCATGAATAGTAAGCTGATTGTCAACCCGCAGTTTCAACAATTACAGAATGAATATCCGGCAGAATTTGAACTGGCTAAAAAGATGGTTCAAATTGCATCGTATTACCTGGGAGACGATTTGCCGGAAGATGAGATTGGCTTTATCACCATGTATCTGAAGGCATATGCCAAGAAAGACCCGTTGAATGAAGCGCATGTGGGTGTTGTTGTATTATCACATGGCCGGGTAGCGGAAGGAATGGTCCAGGTGGCCAACCGGCTTTTGGGTGTGGAGTATGCCAAAGCTTTGGAAATGCCTCTGGAAGAAAGTTCGGAGACTGCTTTGCAACGGGCGCTTCATATTGTCAGACAGGCCGACAGCGGTAAAGGGGTGCTGATGCTTGCTGACATGGGATCACTGGTGGGCTTCGGTAAACTAATTACGGATTCGTTGGGAGTCGTAACGCGCACTGTGACGCGGGTCAATACACCAATGGTTATTGAAGCTGTCCGTAAGGCCCTCTTACCGGATGCGGATATTGATGAAATTGCCAGTTCTTTGACATGGGATAACTTGAGCTATGAACTGGAGGAATATCATGGTACTCTGAAAAGCAAGCTGCCCGATGCCATTGTCAGCATTTGCCTGACCGGACAGGGAACTGCGGAATGGGTTGCCCGAATGATTGGCGATTATATGCCGGAAAATCTGAGACAGGTTAAACTGATCACGCTAGGGGCTCTGGTCGACGAGGATATGCAAAGCCGGCTGATGCAAATAAGTCAGGACTATAATTTGTTGGCGGTTGTAGGCACGATTAGAACAATTGTGCCGGGGATTCCTTTCATAACGGCAAAAGAAATCGTAAAGGGAAATGGTCTGGAAAAGCTTAAGAAAATTGTTCAACTGCGACGAGGATTTTCTGACAAGGTGGGAAATGAGCCGGTAAATACCGGTAGCCTGTTAAATGGATTGATTCATCCGGATCTGGTGCTTATCAAGCAACCTTGCCGCAATAAGAAAGAAGTACTGAATATTCTTGGCCAGCGGCTGATCAGGCAGGGGTATGTACGCGAACAGTATATTGTATCCATTCATGAGCGGGAAGCACTGTCTCAGACGGTGTTTCAGGAAGTGGCTCTGCCGCACGGCAGTCCGGAATACATCATAAAACCGGCGATTGCCGTTATGACGCTTCGGCAGCCGATTGAGTGGGTTGATGGGCATCAGGTAGAACTTGTATTTATGTTAGCTTTGAACAGCTATCAAAAAGATGCTTTTCGAAAGTTGTATGCACTGCTCAACGATGGTAGGCAATTGTTGAAAATGAAACAATCAGAAAATATAGAACAATTTATACGGGTGGTTACAGATGGGGACATGTTTTGAGTTTGATAGGGAAGTGATGGCCGTTTGTCTGGAGGCCAGCGATCAGGAAGATGTATTAAAAAAGATGGCGCAAAAATTGTATAACGCAGATTATGTGCTGGAGACCTACAGTGAGGCCATTATTTTGCGGGAGCGCAGTTTTCCAACCGGTTTGCCAACAGGCATAAACGGGGTAGCCATTCCGCATACCGATGTATGTCATGTAAAGGCTCCCATGATTGCGGTTGGAACGCTTAAGACACCTGTAGAATTTAAAAGTATGGGTGGATTAGAAGAGACGGTGCCGGTAAAAATCGTTTTTATGCTGGCAATGAATAGTGGCGACAATCAGGTCAGATTGTTGTCACAGTTGATGCAGGTTATCCAGGATCAGCATTTACTGGAACAACTGGCGGCAGCAAAGTCGGTCAGTGATTTAGTAAGACTGTTAAATGGAAAGATTTATTTATAGACAGTTGGGAGGAAGATGAAATTATGAAAACATTTCGGGTACTTACCGTGTGTGGCACGGGAATTGCCACGTCGACTGTGGCGGCTGAAAAGTGTAAGGAATTTCTAACGAAGCGCGGTTTAAGTGTAGAAGTAGTTGAGTGCAAAGCCGTAGAGGTTTCCGGGAAAATTCCGGTATATAACCCACATGTTGTGATAGCGACCACTCCGATCAACGATAGTGCTTTACACGGAGTGAAAAAATTTGTGGGGCTACCGTTTTTGATTGGCGTAGGCATGGATAAACTGGCTGATGAAATTGCCGATTATTTAAAAAGCTTAGAGTAGCATCCTGCTACTCCAAGCTTTGGAGCTATTAATACCTTTAATGCGGAAAAACTCTGATTAGCATAGATACTGAAATCAATATATTGGGAGGGTAATTTTGTGCAAATCATTAAATTTATTCTCGATTTAGGTCCAACGGTAATGATGCCGATTATTATTATGTTATTGGGTTTGCTGTTTCGTCAGGGATTTCCCAAAGCGTTTCGTTCCGGATTAACCATTGGTATTGGCTTTGCCGGTATCTTTCTGGTCATCGGCATGTTGACCAGCAACCTGTCTCCGGCCACGCAGGCCATGGTTACAAACTGGGGCCTTCATCTGGATGTTATGGATGTCGGCTGGCCGATTGCCGCAGCCATTAGTTTTGGTACACCCATCGTTCCGGCCGTCTTCGCTTTAGGCCTTTTTATTAATGTGATTATGCTGGCGATGAACTGGACAAAAACTATGGATATCGACTTATGGAACTACTGGCACTTTATCTATGCCGGAGCTCTGGTCATGTATTTGACGAATAGTGCCATTATGGGGATTATCGCATCAGGTATTACGATTATTATCATTCTTAAACTGGCTGACTGGACGCAGCCTTATCTGGTAAAAGTCTTTGATATGCCGGGGATTTCCCTGCCTCATACCGAGTCGGTTTCCTGGGCGCCGGTAGGTATCTTTTTAAACAGTCTCATTGATAAAATTCCCGGCATTAATAAAATTGATATCAATCCTGTGAAAATCCAGGAACGGTTTGGTGTTTTTGGTGAACCTATGTTGATTGGGTTAGTACTTGGTGCGTTTATCGGTTCATTAGCCGGGTATGATATAAAAGGTATTGTTCAACTAAGTGTAAATATGGCGGCTGTTCTGTTTTTGATGCCCCGTATGGTGCGGATTCTGATGGAAGGTTTGCTGCCCTTATCGGAAAGCGGCCGTGAATATTTAAATAAGCGTTTCCCGGGAAAAGAAGTATTTATTGGTTTGGATGCTGCAGTCGTTATCGGCCATCCTTCAGTTATGGCAGTTTGTTTGCTGATGATTCCGATTACGTTGTTATTGGCAGCTGTACTTCCCGGCAACCGGATTTTACCGTTTACCGACTTGGCCGGTTTGCCGTTCTGCCTCTTATGGGCCGTGGCGCCTACCAAGGGAAATGTGTTCCGTGGCCTGATTATCAGTACCATTTTGATGGTAGCTATCCTATATATTGCGACTGATCTGGCACCGGTTACCACGTTAATGGCCAAAGGAGTTAACTTCCCGTTCCCGGAAGGAACAGCAGCTATTTCCTCACTTGACGGTGGTGCCCACCTGATTCCTTACATTCTGTATAAAATCGTCGAACTGTTTCATTAATAGCAAATCCCTATAATTTAATATAATTATACCTCCAAGATCCGGCGGAAAGAGTATGCGTGCTACATACTTCTTCTGCCGGTCTTACTATAGAGGCGGTATGATATCTGAAGTTTTGTTGTTGCGATAATTCCAGAAGATGCTTACTGAAATACATGGATGTTTTATTAAATACATGGTACAATAAAATCGAATTTGTTAACTGTTTTTGTCATACCTATTGACACGCGAGTGCAGGTAAAAGCAGTGCTTGGTCAGAGCGGATTCCAGGTAAGCACTGATAAATGAGCTATCGGCCTGGCGAAAGATTTTTTCGACTGGCAAGGAAGCAAAACCGCAGGAATAGTACTGCTATTTCAAGGTTTTGCTGACGCAGTCAGACGAAAAAAGATCCGTCAGAATGCACAGCGCGAATTAAGCAGTGCTTACCTAGACAACAAGCATGATAATGGGAGGTTGCTTATGATTTATGAAATGATGCGGGCCATGGCCGGACCGTATGTTTGCAGTTTGGCAGACGTGTATATTGCTCACCAGGATATTTTGAATACCTTTGTGGTTGGTGGCGGCATTGCCTGGATTGCCTATGACCGGAAATACCGCTCGCATTTGAAGGGTGAGGAAAAGACCGATTTCTACGGTATGAAAATGCGGTCAAGACGGTCTGTGGCGGAAGCCGAACCGGAAAAAAAGTAATCTCTGTAACGGGAATATATGCTGTTTCTTAAAGTAATCTACTGATAATGATGTTTATTATGGTAGATTACTTTGTTTTATACATTCGGATGTTGCGATAGTAACGTAGATTTTAACTGCCGGAGGGATCACGATGGATTGGTATTTAGGCTATAACGGTCAGCAAGTTGGACCGCTGGATGAAAATGAGGCGAAACGGCGGGCTAAGGAAAACCCTGACGGTTTTGCCTGGCGGCAGGGCATGGCCGACTGGAAACCCATCGGGGAGGTACCGGAGTTGACCGCAGTACCTTCCGTGTCACGGCCGTCGTATGTACCGCCGCTGCAGCGGACTGCCCGGGCCGATGAAATTGACTATACGGTGTACGGGTCAGAAATGCAGTTTGTGGAGATTGAGCTGGACCCCGGGGAAAGTGTAATTGCCGAGGCCGGGGCCATGATGTATAAAGATAGCCGGATTACGATGAATACTGTTTTTGGTGACGGCTCGGAAGGGCGCGGTCAAGGGGGCTTTATGGGAAAACTGTTGGGCGCCGGAAAACGCCTGCTGACAGGGGAAAGCCTGTTTATGACGGTGTTTACCCATCAGGGCCAGGGAAAAGCAAAGGCCGCCTTTGGCGCGCCGTACCCCGGCAATATTATTCCGGTTCATCTGCCTGCGGTGGGCGGCACGCTGATTTGCCAGAAGGACAGTTTTCTCTGCGCTGCCAAGGGCGTGTCTGTCGGCATTTATCTGCAAAGAAAGATTATGACCGGCTTGTTTGGCGGCGAAGGCTTTATTATGCAGAAGCTGGAAGGCGATGGGATGGTCTTTATCCACGCCGGTGGCACCATTGTGGAACGGACGCTGGCACCGGGGGAGGTGCTGCATGTGGATACCGGCTGTGTCGTAGCCTTTGAACCGGGCGTGCAGTTTGATATCCAGCAAGCCGGCAATATTAAGACCTCGCTATTCGGTGGTGAAGGTTTATTCTTTGCAGTGCTTCAGGGGCCGGGGCGGATTTGGCTGCAGTCACTGCCCTTTTCGCGGCTGGCCGGTCGCATGCTGGCCGCAGCGCCACAGCGGGGCGGATCGCGGGAGGAAGGCAGCGTGCTGGGAACGACCCTATTGGGAGGAACGCTGCTAGGTGGCTTGCTGGGCGGTGACGATGAGGAGTCGTAATCGCCGGTAGGTGCGTCCTGTTGCCATGTGTCGCTCCTGGTATACTGTATTCTTTAAAGAATATCAGATTCTTGACGGAAATTTAGCTCAGCCACGTTTGACAATTGCTGTCTATGATGGTATTATGGCAATGGAAAACAACTTCATAGGAAAAGGTTAGGTGCCCGTGAGGGCTTAATAGGGAAGTCCGGTGTAATACCGGCGCGGTCCCGCCACTGTAATGAGGAGCAAGGCCAAGATGTACCACTGGGGTGTGAAGCCCTGGGAAGGTTTGGTCAAGCGATGATTCAGAGCCAGGAGAACTGCCTAACTGATAATCACCATTTGACCCACGAGCGATGGGGAGGGGATTTCGTGCAAACAATCTTTTTGCATAAATTCTTCCCGGCTTATCTGGCCGGGATTTTTTATTGACAGGATCTTGTTTCATCACTAAATCTTCCACCTCACGCGGAAGATTTTTTTGATATGCTCGCATTTCGCATAGGCAACGAAGTGCTGACATATAACTGTTCAAACTCACTATTATTTTATTTTTTCTGCCCGTGCGGGCTGAAATGTCCGTGTAAAAACGGATTCCTTTTTCCTCTGCGTAAGCGTAATGCCAACTACATTGCGCTCTTCACATATAAGAACTGTCGGAAAATATAGTACCTTGCGTCACCTAAACCCATGGACAATCTTGTAGTCTTTTTCCATCCCCCTTTGTTGTCGTCGCCTTACATATGTCCGATATGTGCGGCTTCTCCGCCTTGTGGGACGAAAAAATCCTTACAAGCTTAACCATGGTTTAAGTGACGTAAGGTACTAGCAGTTAGGCATTGCCTAACTGCTAGCCTTGTTCAGTCGCTTTATGGCGGTTAATGGTATTTTGCCTATAATTTTCCGGCAGTGGGTAGTGTGGACTTATGTTTATCAGTGGTATGGCTGACTGATTGCCAAAGTTGTGAAAAAAAGAACAAAAGAAAAGAAAGGATATTATACGATGACGACGGACAGTAAAGACAAGCTGGAAATACCCAAAGTGACATTTGACGAATTTGCGGCTCCCGGCTATGAAGCCTGGAAACAGGAAGCAATTGTTTCCCTAAAGGGCGGGGTATTTGAGAAAAAGCTTTTTACCAAAACTTATGAAGACATAGTGCTTGAGCCCATCTATACGCAGGAACATGTGGCGGCGGCAGGCCGGGTAGATGACTTGCCGGGAACCGGCAGCTATATGCGCGGCACCAGGGTAGACGGCTATTTAACCACCCCGTGGCTCATCACCCAGGAATGCAGTGAGTTTTTGCCGGGGACCTTCAATGAAGTGCTGCGCCATGAGCTGGATAAGGGCAGCACCGCCATCCATACCGTTCTGGATCAGAGTACCTGTCAAGGGAAGAGTTGTGACGGGGAGGAAGTTTTAACCGGACTGATGTTGTCGACCATTGAAGATGCCGATGATGCTTTTGCCGATATCGATTTAGAAAAATATTCTTTCCATATTGCCGCAGGGCCTTCCAGCGTACAACTGGTCGCCTTGCTGTCTGCCATGTTAAAAGCCAACGGACGTTCACCGGAAGTTCTTACCGGCTGCCTTGGTGCTGATCCGCTGGGAGCTTTGGTATCGCAAGGCAGCCTGCCTTGTTCCCTGGATGCGCTCTATGATGAAATGGCGCATCAACTGACGTGGGTAAGTCAGCACGCGCCGCAGCTTCGTACGATTCTGGTGGACGGCGCGGTTTATCATAACGGGGGCGCCAGTGATATTCAGGAACTGGCTTATTCCATAGCCACTGGCATTGAGTACATCCATGCTATGCAAATTCGCGGTGTCGATTGCAATACTACGGCCAAGCATCTGCGGTTCAGTTTCTCGTTGGGCGCCAATTTCTTTATGGAAATTGCCAAAATGAGAGCGGCCAGGATGATCTGGTCCCAGGTAGTGGAAAGCTTCGGCGGCGATAAGGACGCGCAGAAAATGAACGTCCATGCCAGAACTTCGGCGTTCACTAAAAGCGTCTATGATCCGTATGTGAATATGCTGCGGACCACAACGGAGGCATTTTCCGGTGTGGTCGGTGGTGTGGACAGCCTGCAGATAAGCTGCTTTGATGAAGCGATCCGTCCAGGGGATGAATTCTCCCGGCGTATTGCCCGCAACACGCAGATTATCCTGCAAAATGAGTGTAATCTGCGGCAGCCGGTTGATCCGGCCGGTGGTTCCTGGTATATTGAAACGCTTACCCAACAGGTTGCCGATAAAACCTGGAAACTGCTGCAGGACACCGAAGCAGCCGGCGGCTTGCTGAAGGCTCTGCGTCAGGGCATTCCGCAGCAGGCTGTACAGGAGGTGCTGGCCAAACGGTTCAGCCAACTGGCCAAACGGATCGACCGCGCCGTAGGCATCAACATGTATGCCAATGCCCAGGAAGTCCTGTTGAAACAGCAACCGGTCGATATGGCTGCCTTGAAGGAGCAGCATAGCAAGCGGGTAACGGAGTATTGCCGCGACATTGATCAAACCTTTTGCCAGGAACAATTAGCGAAATTAGCTGATGCTATAAGCGGTGAGCCCGGACAATTGGTGGAAGCCGTGATGCAGGCTTTTTCAGCCG comes from Propionispora vibrioides and encodes:
- a CDS encoding NAD(P)H-dependent glycerol-3-phosphate dehydrogenase; this translates as MSKVTIIGAGAMGSALVVPLITNGHEVRLWGTELDNKIIRDLKNGKDHPKHKYPLPKAVKPFSEEELPAAMEDTDMVIMGITSDALGMIFERVVPYLKPGMIIGSVTKGFEYATDGRVVLLPDILKEKLPAELKDSISFVFIGGPCKAIEVVWESPTSVCYSSANLEAAKKLQATLMTPVYRVEANTDVIGTEICAAMKNAYAVGLGMAEGFKKRKGFLHNNTKSALFTFAVAEMGILSRALGGSLFSVYGLPGVGDLEVTGEAGRNRTLGEVIGEGLTASQAVAKMKAEGITVEGYPAIRFGYLMAKQLEQEQKLSLKELPLLAGLYAILYEDAPAYETVTILLQQCTGAYKQ
- a CDS encoding MtlR transcriptional regulator, with translation MKTFRVLTVCGTGIATSTVAAEKCKEFLTKRGLSVEVVECKAVEVSGKIPVYNPHVVIATTPINDSALHGVKKFVGLPFLIGVGMDKLADEIADYLKSLE
- a CDS encoding methylmalonyl-CoA mutase family protein, encoding MTTDSKDKLEIPKVTFDEFAAPGYEAWKQEAIVSLKGGVFEKKLFTKTYEDIVLEPIYTQEHVAAAGRVDDLPGTGSYMRGTRVDGYLTTPWLITQECSEFLPGTFNEVLRHELDKGSTAIHTVLDQSTCQGKSCDGEEVLTGLMLSTIEDADDAFADIDLEKYSFHIAAGPSSVQLVALLSAMLKANGRSPEVLTGCLGADPLGALVSQGSLPCSLDALYDEMAHQLTWVSQHAPQLRTILVDGAVYHNGGASDIQELAYSIATGIEYIHAMQIRGVDCNTTAKHLRFSFSLGANFFMEIAKMRAARMIWSQVVESFGGDKDAQKMNVHARTSAFTKSVYDPYVNMLRTTTEAFSGVVGGVDSLQISCFDEAIRPGDEFSRRIARNTQIILQNECNLRQPVDPAGGSWYIETLTQQVADKTWKLLQDTEAAGGLLKALRQGIPQQAVQEVLAKRFSQLAKRIDRAVGINMYANAQEVLLKQQPVDMAALKEQHSKRVTEYCRDIDQTFCQEQLAKLADAISGEPGQLVEAVMQAFSAGATLEQVTAALRQDETAEPSVTALVPHRFTEQFEALRQKTDAYKERTGDNLKIFLANMGPIPQHKARADFSTGFVEVGGFEVLKNDGFADVDSAVEAALASGAKAVIICSTDDTYPELVPPLAKQIKAGNPSMLVMLAGAPAPEFEPVYREAGVDEFIHIRANCYKILDWLQKAGGIA
- a CDS encoding sigma 54-interacting transcriptional regulator, translating into MQQLQEIINQENKKNPLTDEEIAKRLGMGRSDVVKLRRSLGIGNSRQRMREPLEKAIQEIMEVSPALSERALTQKLNEAGFCVSRHAVSDVWQQIKAVEVMQPVNGELVESYEQQLSGGNIEKLQTAFDALIGSQGSLRTQVELAKAAVLYPPKGLHTLIVGATGVGKSELAYCMHRFATESGNKPEDMPFVVFNCADYAETPQLLMAQLFGYVKGAFTGADADKEGLVEKAHHGMLFLDEIHRLPPEGQEILYYLIDKRKFRRLGESDSFREVSLMLIAATTENIESFLLLPFRRRIPMVIELPGLAQRPLEERFRIIVSFVREEASRIQLTIRVAYNAVVALLMYECHGNIGQLRSDIQVACARSFLKHMVQKEDLLKVEINDLAPQVVKGLLYLTEQRHVVEAILQGDLEISPMDQQRYSLQETTYLLPGEVYQEIEDNYIKMENQGIDISIINRVISDELEVKVRQLIRQAQKNKRNLIRQDLEKIVGEKIINAVDRMIKLAKTRLPEIDDSLFYCLSTHLAATCERLRMNSKLIVNPQFQQLQNEYPAEFELAKKMVQIASYYLGDDLPEDEIGFITMYLKAYAKKDPLNEAHVGVVVLSHGRVAEGMVQVANRLLGVEYAKALEMPLEESSETALQRALHIVRQADSGKGVLMLADMGSLVGFGKLITDSLGVVTRTVTRVNTPMVIEAVRKALLPDADIDEIASSLTWDNLSYELEEYHGTLKSKLPDAIVSICLTGQGTAEWVARMIGDYMPENLRQVKLITLGALVDEDMQSRLMQISQDYNLLAVVGTIRTIVPGIPFITAKEIVKGNGLEKLKKIVQLRRGFSDKVGNEPVNTGSLLNGLIHPDLVLIKQPCRNKKEVLNILGQRLIRQGYVREQYIVSIHEREALSQTVFQEVALPHGSPEYIIKPAIAVMTLRQPIEWVDGHQVELVFMLALNSYQKDAFRKLYALLNDGRQLLKMKQSENIEQFIRVVTDGDMF
- a CDS encoding PTS sugar transporter subunit IIA, yielding MGTCFEFDREVMAVCLEASDQEDVLKKMAQKLYNADYVLETYSEAIILRERSFPTGLPTGINGVAIPHTDVCHVKAPMIAVGTLKTPVEFKSMGGLEETVPVKIVFMLAMNSGDNQVRLLSQLMQVIQDQHLLEQLAAAKSVSDLVRLLNGKIYL
- a CDS encoding TIGR00266 family protein translates to MDWYLGYNGQQVGPLDENEAKRRAKENPDGFAWRQGMADWKPIGEVPELTAVPSVSRPSYVPPLQRTARADEIDYTVYGSEMQFVEIELDPGESVIAEAGAMMYKDSRITMNTVFGDGSEGRGQGGFMGKLLGAGKRLLTGESLFMTVFTHQGQGKAKAAFGAPYPGNIIPVHLPAVGGTLICQKDSFLCAAKGVSVGIYLQRKIMTGLFGGEGFIMQKLEGDGMVFIHAGGTIVERTLAPGEVLHVDTGCVVAFEPGVQFDIQQAGNIKTSLFGGEGLFFAVLQGPGRIWLQSLPFSRLAGRMLAAAPQRGGSREEGSVLGTTLLGGTLLGGLLGGDDEES
- a CDS encoding PTS galactitol transporter subunit IIC, whose product is MQIIKFILDLGPTVMMPIIIMLLGLLFRQGFPKAFRSGLTIGIGFAGIFLVIGMLTSNLSPATQAMVTNWGLHLDVMDVGWPIAAAISFGTPIVPAVFALGLFINVIMLAMNWTKTMDIDLWNYWHFIYAGALVMYLTNSAIMGIIASGITIIIILKLADWTQPYLVKVFDMPGISLPHTESVSWAPVGIFLNSLIDKIPGINKIDINPVKIQERFGVFGEPMLIGLVLGAFIGSLAGYDIKGIVQLSVNMAAVLFLMPRMVRILMEGLLPLSESGREYLNKRFPGKEVFIGLDAAVVIGHPSVMAVCLLMIPITLLLAAVLPGNRILPFTDLAGLPFCLLWAVAPTKGNVFRGLIISTILMVAILYIATDLAPVTTLMAKGVNFPFPEGTAAISSLDGGAHLIPYILYKIVELFH